TGCCCCTGCGCGTCGAGATAACGGGGCACGCCGTGGCGCTCGATGAATTCCTCGCGGATGCGCTTGTAGCTCACATCCAGAATCGCGTCCGCCAGGTGCGAAAGCTCCTGGGTCGTTTCTGAAAGTGAGCAAAACCCCAGCACGTCGCGCAGCAGGACACGCAGGATCTGGGCGCCGAACTGGTTGCAGGGAAAGCCCAGCACCTCCAGGCCCCGGCCCCGGTATTTCCGGTTGAGCGCTTCCAGGCCCTCGTACTGCGGCGTGAACCCGCATTCGCTCGCGGTATTCACCACCAGCACTACCTTGCCGCGGTAGTCCGCGAGGCTCTTGCTTCCCCCGCCGAGGGTCGTCGCCGAAAAGTCGTACAGATCGCTCATGCCGGCGAATCTTACACCCCGGAACGCGGTGCGGGACTCCGGCGCCGCCCGGGTCAAGATGGCTCCCTGCGTTTCTCCTCCAGCAGCTTCTCGAAGCGCCGGTCCGGGACCAGCCAGATCGCGGCCACCGCGGCGTACAGCGTCGCCGCGGCCCACGGCTGCCACAAGGCGAGCGGGACCGCGATGACATAGATGGCGAGCGAGACTTTTCCCTTGAAATCCGACCCCAGCGCCTTCGCGACAAGAGAATCCCTGCCGTGCCCGGCGACCAGCACTTTGGCGAGGATGGTGTAGGCGCACGCGGCAAGCAGCAGCACCGATCCATACGCCGCGACCTGCAGCGGCGCGAAATGCGTCTCGTCCATCCACCCCGTCACGAAAGGCACCAGCGACAGCCAGAACAGCAGGTGCAGGTTCGCCCACAGGGTCGCGCCGTTCACGTGGTGCACCGCGTGGAACATGTGGTGGTGGTTGTTCCAGTAGATGCCGACGTAGACGAAGCTGAGCACGTAGCTG
This window of the Gammaproteobacteria bacterium genome carries:
- a CDS encoding TMEM175 family protein → SYVLSFVYVGIYWNNHHHMFHAVHHVNGATLWANLHLLFWLSLVPFVTGWMDETHFAPLQVAAYGSVLLLAACAYTILAKVLVAGHGRDSLVAKALGSDFKGKVSLAIYVIAVPLALWQPWAAATLYAAVAAIWLVPDRRFEKLLEEKRREPS